From one Streptomyces sp. CA-210063 genomic stretch:
- a CDS encoding phosphoribosyltransferase, producing the protein MQFRDRKQAGRKLAEQLRIRQEKGALPDPVVLALPRGGVAVAHEVARALGARLDVLVVRKIGAPFQEELGVGAIAGDDEPLFDEAALDRLGLSRAGLAGTVERERAELRRREQLYREGRPAPDVRGRTVIVVDDGLATGVTARAAVRAVRRQAPERIVLAVPVCSPEASDLLRAEVDEVVCLYRPAAFMAVGLWYEHFDQLSDRDVLAALHTGADR; encoded by the coding sequence ATGCAGTTCCGTGACCGAAAGCAGGCCGGACGGAAACTGGCCGAACAACTGCGGATCCGGCAGGAGAAGGGCGCCCTCCCGGACCCTGTCGTCCTCGCCCTCCCCCGGGGCGGTGTCGCCGTGGCCCATGAGGTGGCCCGGGCGCTGGGCGCCCGGCTCGACGTGCTCGTCGTCCGCAAGATCGGCGCCCCGTTCCAGGAGGAGCTCGGTGTGGGCGCGATCGCCGGGGACGACGAGCCGCTGTTCGACGAGGCCGCCCTGGACCGGCTGGGCCTGAGCAGAGCCGGCCTCGCCGGGACGGTCGAGCGGGAGCGCGCCGAACTCCGCCGCCGCGAACAGCTCTACCGGGAGGGCCGCCCCGCCCCGGACGTGCGGGGACGTACCGTGATCGTCGTCGACGACGGCCTGGCGACCGGCGTCACGGCCCGCGCCGCGGTGCGTGCCGTGCGGCGGCAGGCGCCCGAGCGGATCGTGCTGGCCGTGCCGGTCTGCTCGCCGGAGGCGTCGGACCTGCTGCGCGCCGAGGTCGACGAGGTGGTCTGCCTGTACCGTCCGGCCGCCTTCATGGCCGTCGGCCTCTGGTACGAGCACTTCGACCAGCTCTCCGACCGGGACGTGCTCGCCGCGCTGCACACGGGCGCCGACCGCTGA
- the polX gene encoding DNA polymerase/3'-5' exonuclease PolX, with amino-acid sequence MARSNDEVAALFQEYADLISITGGDAFKARVYEKAARAIGGHHADVDTLDVKGLRQIPGVGTSIAEKVVEYFREGSVSAVEKLRARIPAGVRQLTAIPTLGPKKAMVLHEELGISSVDELADAIHAERLRDLKGFGPRTEEKILHGIELLRSSGDRVLLDAALDLAEETVAALSRVTGCRRCAYAGSLRRFRETVGDIDVLAAAKKPMPLMRAFTELPYVTEVIAHGDKKTSVRTGKGLAIDLRVVPPDSWGAALLYFTGSKAHNIRIREIAVHQGLKLSEYGLFDAESGEKIVSATEEDVYARLGLPWIEPTLREDRGEIEAGRRGELPDLVTESDIRGDLHTHTDLTDGLAPLEDMVRSAAERGYAYYAITDHGPDLYMQRMTDERILAQRDRVRQLDRAYGKRGGMRLLHGAELNIAPDGGVDWPDDFLAGFDLCVASVHSHFNQDREALTRRIVRACENPYVNIIGHPTTRILGRRPGIDADLDAIFAACARTGTALEINAHPDRLDLRDEDILRARRHGVKFAIDSDAHSTLHLAHMRYGVGTAQRGWLAKEDVINTWPHSRLRRFLEKTGLIGVHRRHRGNQR; translated from the coding sequence GTGGCTCGGTCCAACGACGAGGTCGCCGCACTCTTCCAGGAGTACGCGGACCTGATCTCGATCACCGGCGGGGACGCGTTCAAGGCGCGCGTCTACGAGAAGGCTGCCCGCGCGATCGGCGGTCACCACGCCGATGTCGACACGCTCGACGTGAAGGGCCTGCGGCAGATTCCCGGGGTCGGCACATCGATCGCCGAGAAGGTCGTCGAGTACTTCCGCGAGGGCAGCGTGTCCGCCGTGGAGAAGCTGCGGGCGAGGATCCCCGCCGGGGTCCGGCAGCTGACGGCCATCCCCACGCTCGGCCCGAAGAAGGCCATGGTGCTCCACGAGGAACTGGGAATCTCCTCCGTCGACGAACTGGCCGACGCCATCCACGCGGAGCGCCTGCGCGACCTGAAGGGCTTCGGCCCCAGGACGGAGGAGAAGATCCTCCACGGCATCGAGCTCCTGCGGTCCTCCGGGGACCGCGTCCTGCTCGACGCGGCCCTCGACCTCGCCGAGGAGACCGTCGCCGCGCTGTCCCGCGTGACCGGTTGCCGGCGGTGCGCGTACGCCGGGTCACTGCGCCGCTTCCGGGAGACGGTCGGCGACATCGACGTCCTCGCCGCGGCGAAGAAGCCGATGCCCCTGATGCGGGCGTTCACGGAGCTGCCGTACGTCACCGAGGTCATCGCCCACGGCGACAAGAAGACGTCGGTCCGCACCGGCAAGGGGCTCGCGATCGACCTTCGGGTCGTGCCGCCCGACTCCTGGGGCGCCGCCCTGCTGTACTTCACCGGCTCCAAGGCGCACAACATCCGCATCCGCGAGATCGCCGTGCACCAGGGGCTGAAGCTCTCCGAGTACGGACTGTTCGACGCCGAGAGCGGCGAGAAGATCGTCTCCGCGACGGAGGAGGACGTGTACGCCCGGCTCGGCCTGCCGTGGATCGAGCCCACGCTGCGCGAGGACCGCGGCGAGATCGAGGCCGGGCGGCGCGGCGAACTGCCCGACCTGGTCACGGAGTCCGACATCCGGGGCGACCTGCACACCCACACCGACCTCACCGACGGCCTCGCCCCGCTGGAGGACATGGTCCGGTCCGCGGCGGAGCGCGGCTACGCCTACTACGCGATCACCGACCACGGGCCGGACCTGTACATGCAGCGCATGACCGACGAGCGGATACTCGCCCAGCGCGATCGGGTACGGCAGCTCGACCGCGCGTACGGCAAGCGGGGCGGCATGCGGCTGCTGCACGGCGCGGAGCTGAACATCGCCCCCGACGGCGGCGTGGACTGGCCGGACGACTTCCTGGCCGGCTTCGACCTGTGCGTGGCGTCGGTGCACTCGCACTTCAACCAGGACCGCGAGGCGCTGACCCGGCGGATCGTGAGGGCCTGCGAGAACCCTTACGTCAACATCATCGGCCACCCCACCACCCGCATCCTCGGCAGGCGGCCCGGTATCGACGCCGACCTCGACGCGATCTTCGCCGCCTGCGCCCGCACCGGCACGGCCCTGGAGATCAACGCCCATCCGGACCGGCTCGACCTGCGCGACGAGGACATCCTGCGGGCCCGGCGGCACGGCGTGAAGTTCGCGATCGACAGCGACGCCCACTCCACCCTCCACCTGGCCCACATGCGGTACGGCGTGGGTACGGCCCAGCGCGGCTGGCTCGCCAAGGAGGACGTGATCAACACCTGGCCGCACTCCCGACTGCGGCGCTTCCTGGAGAAAACCGGATTAATCGGGGTACATCGAAGGCATCGAGGAAATCAAAGGTAG
- a CDS encoding FAD-dependent oxidoreductase has translation MHIVEPDVVTDVLIVGSGPAGASAALALSTYGVPNIVVTRYARLADTPRAHITNQRTMEVLRDLGVEDEVVAKATPQQLMGNTTFCTSLAGEELGRIRSWGNDPLVQAAHDLASPTRMCDMPQHLMEPVLIDAAVARGTNLRFSTVYKSFVQDDEGVTVTVEDRLRGDEYTICAKYLIGADGGRSQVAEDAGLPMGGQMGVAGSINIVFDMDLTKYTAHRPSTLYWVLAPGATVGGIGAGLVRCVRPWNEWLIVWGYDVTAGAPDLTTEYAESIVRRLVGDDEIPVTIKSSSAWTVNEMYAETYSNGRVFCAGDATHRHPPSNGLGSNTSIQDTYNLAWKLKLVLDGTASPRLLDTYTAERAPIGKQIVTRANKSIGETAPVFEALDGLSPQTPEQLWANIAARKDDTQAAEKQRARLREAIAFKVYEFNAHGVDLNQRYASEAIVPDGTPDPGFDRDPELYHQPTSRPGAKLPHAWITSGTRTLSTLDTVGRGRFTLITGIGGTDWTRAAAAQNLEIATVVIGPGQEYEDPYGDWARLSEVADGGALLVRPDGYIAFRQATAAASPADAERLLTEAVRRILGLA, from the coding sequence GTGCACATCGTCGAGCCCGATGTCGTGACCGACGTACTGATCGTGGGCAGTGGCCCCGCGGGCGCCTCCGCCGCGCTCGCCCTCAGTACGTACGGCGTCCCGAACATCGTGGTCACCCGCTACGCGCGTCTCGCCGACACGCCCCGGGCACACATCACCAACCAGCGCACCATGGAGGTCCTGCGGGATCTCGGGGTCGAGGACGAGGTCGTCGCGAAGGCCACGCCGCAGCAGCTGATGGGCAACACGACCTTCTGCACCAGCCTCGCGGGCGAGGAACTGGGCCGGATCCGCTCCTGGGGCAACGACCCGCTCGTCCAGGCCGCGCACGACCTGGCCAGCCCCACCCGTATGTGCGACATGCCGCAGCACCTCATGGAGCCCGTGCTCATCGACGCGGCCGTCGCCCGCGGCACCAACCTGCGCTTCAGCACCGTCTACAAGTCGTTCGTCCAGGACGACGAGGGCGTCACGGTCACCGTCGAGGACCGGCTGCGCGGCGACGAGTACACCATCTGCGCCAAGTACCTCATCGGCGCCGACGGCGGCCGCTCCCAGGTCGCCGAGGACGCCGGGCTGCCCATGGGCGGCCAGATGGGCGTGGCCGGCAGCATCAACATCGTCTTCGACATGGACCTGACGAAGTACACCGCGCACCGGCCGTCCACCCTCTACTGGGTGCTCGCCCCCGGCGCCACCGTCGGCGGCATCGGAGCCGGCCTGGTCCGCTGCGTACGGCCCTGGAACGAGTGGCTGATCGTCTGGGGGTACGACGTCACCGCCGGCGCCCCCGACCTCACCACCGAGTACGCCGAGTCGATCGTCCGCAGGCTGGTCGGCGACGACGAGATCCCGGTGACCATCAAGTCGTCCTCGGCCTGGACCGTCAACGAGATGTACGCGGAGACCTACTCGAACGGCCGAGTCTTCTGCGCCGGTGACGCCACGCACCGCCACCCGCCGTCCAACGGCCTCGGCTCCAACACCTCCATCCAGGACACCTACAACCTGGCCTGGAAGCTCAAACTCGTCCTCGACGGCACGGCCTCCCCCAGGCTGCTGGACACCTACACCGCCGAGCGCGCCCCGATCGGCAAGCAGATCGTCACCCGCGCCAACAAGTCCATCGGCGAGACCGCCCCCGTCTTCGAGGCACTCGACGGGCTCTCCCCGCAGACCCCCGAGCAGCTGTGGGCCAACATCGCCGCCCGCAAGGACGACACCCAGGCGGCGGAGAAGCAGAGGGCCAGGCTGCGTGAGGCGATCGCGTTCAAGGTGTACGAGTTCAACGCGCACGGCGTCGACCTCAACCAGCGGTACGCCTCGGAAGCCATCGTGCCCGATGGCACCCCGGACCCCGGCTTCGACCGCGACCCCGAGCTGTACCACCAGCCCACCTCCCGCCCCGGCGCCAAGCTCCCGCACGCCTGGATCACCTCCGGCACCCGCACCCTGTCCACGCTCGACACCGTCGGCCGAGGCCGCTTCACCCTGATCACCGGCATCGGCGGCACCGACTGGACACGGGCCGCCGCGGCCCAGAACCTGGAGATCGCCACCGTCGTCATCGGCCCCGGGCAGGAGTACGAGGACCCGTACGGCGACTGGGCACGCCTCAGCGAGGTGGCCGACGGGGGAGCCCTGCTCGTACGGCCGGACGGGTACATCGCCTTCCGGCAGGCCACGGCGGCCGCGTCCCCGGCGGACGCCGAGCGGTTGCTGACCGAGGCGGTCCGGCGGATCCTCGGGCTTGCCTGA
- a CDS encoding baeRF2 domain-containing protein — translation MRLSFLEPLYKQPGPYASVYLDTSRHSAIDDPDAAVDLSRRHLRNALASEGADQASITAAADAVGGDMDIPGVHGQAVFTAHGRLALLDELPTPPAHDTAHFGTLPDTMPLIVQHSPEIPYVAVHVHYGGRHSTDATGTVRIEAEIGVWPLTKVTPGHRLNEEIPVTDWLNAAKVLGGELEGHARRINAEEVVVAGDVWARGILVRRLPAPLRGRVTTVEGAGESQPRRALLEHRLESLFSGRMAEHDRSLLAGFLAQRARDGASAEGLAEAVSALQRGQVKALFLNNHPESPLRLWIGPEPSQLALTEQELRSYGIQDIREERADAALTRALVDTRAELVVVPEQQLRLHDGVGVLLRYADPTPRT, via the coding sequence ATGCGACTTTCGTTCCTCGAACCCCTGTACAAGCAGCCCGGCCCCTACGCATCGGTCTACCTGGACACCTCCCGCCACAGCGCCATCGACGATCCCGACGCCGCCGTGGACCTGAGCAGGCGGCACCTGCGGAACGCCCTGGCATCCGAAGGGGCCGATCAGGCCTCCATCACCGCGGCGGCGGACGCCGTGGGCGGCGACATGGACATCCCCGGCGTACACGGGCAGGCGGTGTTCACCGCGCACGGCCGGCTGGCCCTGCTGGACGAGCTGCCCACGCCCCCCGCACACGACACGGCGCACTTCGGAACGCTGCCCGACACCATGCCGCTGATCGTCCAGCACTCCCCCGAGATCCCCTATGTGGCGGTCCACGTCCACTACGGCGGCCGTCACTCCACGGACGCCACCGGTACCGTGCGGATCGAGGCCGAGATCGGCGTATGGCCCCTGACCAAGGTCACACCGGGACACCGCCTCAACGAGGAGATCCCGGTGACCGACTGGCTCAACGCCGCCAAGGTGCTGGGCGGGGAACTGGAAGGCCACGCGCGGCGTATCAACGCCGAGGAGGTGGTCGTCGCGGGGGACGTCTGGGCCCGTGGCATTCTCGTCCGCCGACTCCCCGCTCCCCTGCGCGGGCGGGTCACCACCGTCGAGGGCGCCGGTGAGTCCCAGCCGCGGCGGGCACTGCTGGAGCACAGGCTCGAGAGCCTCTTCAGCGGACGTATGGCCGAGCACGACCGGTCCCTGCTGGCCGGCTTCCTCGCCCAGCGCGCCCGCGACGGGGCGTCGGCCGAGGGCCTGGCCGAGGCCGTGTCGGCCCTGCAACGCGGTCAGGTCAAAGCCCTCTTCCTCAACAACCACCCCGAGTCGCCACTGCGCCTGTGGATCGGCCCGGAACCGAGCCAACTCGCCCTCACCGAACAGGAACTCCGCTCCTACGGCATCCAGGACATCCGTGAGGAGCGGGCCGACGCGGCCCTCACCCGCGCTCTTGTCGACACCAGGGCCGAACTCGTCGTCGTGCCCGAGCAGCAGCTGCGACTGCACGACGGCGTCGGCGTCCTCCTCCGGTACGCCGATCCGACGCCGCGCACCTGA
- a CDS encoding CapA family protein: protein MGDGVVTLFLCGDVMLGRGVDQVLPNPGDPVLREDYVLDARSYVRMAEAVGGPIPAPVDPSWPWGEALHVLEEAAPDVRIVNLETAVTRRDAFAPGKAVHYRMHPDNLPALTVARPDVCVLANNHVLDFGREGLDETLGSLARAELRTAGAGRNADEAYAPTAISLNPAGRVLVFTLGSRSSGIPSSWAAAEDRSGVAYVPGLSASAADAMVRRVRAVRRTSDIVVVSVHWGSNWGYLVPRDQIRFAHTLVDGGVDIVHGHSSHHPRSVEVYRERLILHGCGDFIDDYEGIPGYEEYRDDLRIAYLVTVAASTGRLTGLRMVPLRARRMRLEPAPAADRTWLRTTLDRISHGVRITLETDGTLTAETEP, encoded by the coding sequence ATGGGCGACGGCGTGGTGACGCTGTTCCTGTGCGGGGACGTGATGCTCGGGCGCGGCGTCGATCAGGTTCTCCCGAACCCCGGTGATCCGGTGTTGCGGGAGGACTACGTCCTGGACGCCCGGTCCTACGTACGGATGGCGGAGGCGGTCGGCGGCCCGATTCCGGCTCCGGTCGATCCGTCCTGGCCGTGGGGCGAGGCGCTGCACGTGCTGGAGGAGGCTGCCCCGGACGTCCGGATCGTGAATCTGGAGACCGCCGTGACGCGCCGTGACGCGTTCGCGCCGGGCAAGGCGGTCCACTACCGCATGCACCCCGACAACCTGCCCGCTCTCACGGTGGCCCGGCCGGACGTCTGCGTGCTGGCCAACAACCACGTGCTGGACTTCGGCCGCGAGGGCCTGGACGAGACACTCGGCTCGCTGGCCCGTGCGGAGCTGCGGACCGCCGGCGCGGGCCGGAACGCGGACGAGGCGTACGCGCCCACGGCGATCTCCCTCAACCCCGCCGGCCGTGTCCTCGTCTTCACCCTCGGTTCGCGCTCCAGCGGCATCCCGTCCAGCTGGGCGGCGGCCGAGGACCGCTCCGGCGTCGCGTACGTCCCCGGACTGTCGGCCTCCGCCGCCGACGCGATGGTTCGGCGAGTGCGGGCCGTCAGGCGTACGAGCGACATCGTGGTGGTGTCCGTGCACTGGGGCTCCAACTGGGGATACCTCGTCCCGCGCGACCAGATCCGCTTCGCGCACACCCTGGTGGACGGCGGTGTCGACATCGTCCACGGACACTCCTCGCACCACCCCCGCTCCGTGGAGGTGTACCGGGAGCGGCTGATCCTCCACGGCTGCGGCGACTTCATCGACGACTACGAGGGCATCCCCGGCTACGAGGAGTACCGCGACGACCTCCGGATCGCCTACCTCGTCACGGTGGCGGCGAGCACGGGACGGCTCACCGGCCTGCGCATGGTCCCCCTGCGCGCCCGCCGCATGCGGCTGGAGCCCGCGCCCGCCGCGGACCGCACCTGGCTCCGCACCACCCTCGACCGCATCAGCCACGGCGTGCGCATCACCCTGGAGACCGACGGCACCCTCACGGCCGAGACCGAACCATGA
- a CDS encoding endonuclease — protein MTAKTAKTDGKSGRKTTGATDEAVVRALLDRQRRAYTAQAGIRLRNTPAPLYQTLVLATLLSARIQADIAVAAAKALFDAGMRTPRSMADASWQQRVDALGEGGYRRYDERTSTMLGKGAELVLERYDGDLRRLREEADPKKALLDIPGIGPTGADIFLRDVQGVWPEFAPYIDRKALDGARRLGLPASPEKLSGLVPDREMPRLADGLVHAALDKPLADEVRAAAKAG, from the coding sequence ATGACCGCGAAGACCGCGAAGACCGATGGGAAGTCCGGCAGGAAGACGACCGGCGCGACGGACGAAGCGGTGGTGCGCGCCCTGCTCGACCGACAGCGGCGCGCCTATACGGCGCAGGCCGGCATCCGGTTGCGCAACACCCCGGCGCCGCTGTATCAGACGCTCGTGCTCGCGACACTCCTCAGCGCCCGTATCCAGGCCGACATCGCCGTGGCAGCGGCCAAGGCGCTGTTCGACGCCGGAATGCGCACCCCGCGGTCGATGGCCGACGCGTCCTGGCAGCAGCGCGTCGACGCACTCGGCGAGGGCGGCTACCGGCGCTACGACGAGCGGACCTCCACGATGCTCGGCAAGGGAGCCGAACTGGTTCTGGAGCGCTATGACGGCGATCTGCGCCGGCTGCGCGAGGAAGCCGACCCGAAGAAGGCCCTGTTGGACATACCCGGGATCGGGCCCACGGGAGCCGACATCTTCCTGCGTGACGTGCAGGGCGTGTGGCCGGAGTTCGCGCCGTACATCGACCGCAAAGCCCTGGACGGGGCCCGACGGCTCGGGCTGCCGGCCTCACCCGAAAAGCTGAGCGGCCTCGTCCCCGACCGCGAGATGCCCCGGCTGGCGGACGGCCTGGTCCACGCGGCCCTCGACAAGCCGCTGGCGGACGAGGTACGCGCGGCCGCCAAGGCAGGGTGA
- a CDS encoding dienelactone hydrolase family protein: protein MISQLVTVPVDDTELAGDLAVPTQARAVVLFAHGSGSSRHSPRNRAVAAELRTAGLGTLLIDLLTEEEERRDTATGEHRFDITLLARRLVAAIDWLEVQSDTRGLPVALFGASTGAGAALVAAAERPDRVLTVVSRGGRPDLAGDALEAVRIPVLLIVGGEDHQVMRLNQEAARRLSGPHTLRVVPGATHLFEEPGALERVADIARQWCDDRLKTAAG, encoded by the coding sequence ATGATCTCCCAACTGGTCACGGTGCCCGTCGACGACACGGAGCTCGCGGGCGACCTCGCCGTGCCGACGCAGGCGCGAGCGGTCGTGCTGTTCGCGCACGGCAGCGGCAGCTCCCGGCACAGCCCGCGCAACCGCGCGGTCGCCGCCGAACTGCGCACCGCGGGGCTCGGCACCCTGCTGATCGACCTGCTCACCGAGGAAGAGGAGCGGCGCGACACGGCGACCGGCGAGCACCGCTTCGACATCACCCTGCTGGCCCGCCGTCTGGTGGCCGCGATCGACTGGCTGGAGGTCCAGTCCGACACCCGGGGCCTTCCCGTCGCCCTGTTCGGCGCCAGCACGGGCGCGGGCGCGGCCCTGGTCGCCGCCGCCGAGCGGCCCGACCGCGTGTTGACCGTGGTGTCGCGCGGCGGACGGCCGGACCTGGCCGGCGACGCACTGGAGGCCGTACGGATTCCGGTCCTGCTGATCGTCGGCGGAGAGGACCACCAGGTGATGCGGCTCAACCAGGAGGCCGCCCGCAGGCTGAGCGGTCCGCACACCCTGCGTGTCGTGCCGGGCGCCACCCACCTGTTCGAGGAGCCCGGCGCGCTGGAGCGGGTCGCCGACATCGCCCGGCAGTGGTGCGACGACCGTCTGAAGACCGCGGCCGGGTGA
- a CDS encoding helix-turn-helix domain-containing protein yields the protein MTTAEHLSVLPALASLRRARELFLEERPLPDGVPEDVVAAWKRARFFGVRHDVPAPAPEAPRNSVRHPVRPAASDLLAAARPVLERLAPAVGTGQTALVLTDERLRVLWATGRAPDDPCCEDLSEQVVGHNSAALALRIRRRAEVHGPEHFLDLWQDVSAVSVPVLAPETGQTLGTVTVTSGLCAECVPHPWASLAEAAAGAVEAELLARSQPAERVLLDAYLRAARDQGQAVVALDGRNRLVSEAAGRLLSPEGLEALERSVVGLLRGADGGEGGEGADGGEGGVRSAGEGASGVPAHAASQRVSAAMAAAGSASGSTAAAGSASGSYRVRLPDGVRCSATVSPVPHRGAVIGAVAVLEPLGRATAAPVGRDVVALAGRSVPWRHAVGRATELARSPEPLLLVGERGTGKTALAHELAADVLVVDAAEGELGSVVDELTEGHALLIRHVERLAQPDTATLNSLLETHPGAPLLVTYTPGPPPGPCLQRLLDTLAARSVTLPTLRERPEDIRELLTALAPKPTPGQPPLTWTLDALRALEQHPWPGNVTELLHLVRALAEHRRASGPVRRAELPDPVREGPAARRLSPMEHAERAAILEALRRNGGNKARAAASLGIARATLYRKLRGYRG from the coding sequence GTGACCACCGCAGAGCACCTCTCCGTCCTCCCTGCCCTGGCGTCGCTGCGCAGGGCCCGTGAGCTGTTCCTCGAGGAGCGCCCACTGCCGGACGGTGTGCCGGAGGACGTGGTCGCCGCCTGGAAGCGTGCCCGGTTCTTCGGCGTACGACACGACGTGCCGGCCCCCGCGCCCGAAGCGCCACGGAATTCCGTACGACATCCCGTACGACCAGCCGCATCCGACCTGTTGGCCGCGGCCCGGCCCGTGCTCGAACGGCTCGCGCCCGCCGTAGGCACCGGGCAGACGGCCCTCGTGCTCACCGACGAACGGCTGCGGGTGCTGTGGGCGACCGGGCGCGCGCCGGACGATCCCTGTTGCGAGGACCTCTCCGAGCAGGTGGTCGGCCACAACAGCGCGGCGCTCGCGCTGCGCATCCGCCGTCGCGCCGAGGTGCACGGCCCGGAGCACTTCCTCGATCTGTGGCAGGACGTGTCCGCGGTCAGCGTGCCGGTGCTCGCGCCGGAGACCGGGCAGACGCTGGGCACGGTGACGGTCACGTCCGGGCTCTGCGCCGAGTGTGTTCCACATCCCTGGGCCTCGCTCGCCGAGGCCGCGGCCGGTGCCGTGGAGGCGGAACTCCTGGCGCGGTCGCAGCCGGCGGAACGGGTCCTGCTGGACGCGTATCTGCGGGCCGCACGGGACCAGGGGCAGGCGGTCGTCGCCCTCGACGGCCGCAATCGTCTGGTGAGCGAGGCCGCGGGGCGGCTGTTGTCACCGGAGGGTCTGGAGGCGCTGGAGCGAAGCGTGGTCGGACTGCTGCGGGGCGCGGACGGTGGGGAGGGTGGGGAGGGCGCGGACGGTGGGGAGGGTGGGGTGCGGTCGGCGGGTGAGGGGGCCTCGGGCGTGCCCGCCCATGCCGCTTCGCAGCGAGTGTCCGCAGCCATGGCCGCGGCAGGCTCGGCGTCGGGCTCCACAGCCGCGGCAGGCTCGGCCTCGGGCTCGTATCGCGTCCGGCTGCCTGACGGTGTGAGGTGTTCGGCGACGGTCTCACCCGTACCGCACCGGGGCGCGGTCATCGGTGCGGTGGCGGTACTGGAGCCGCTGGGGCGTGCGACCGCGGCGCCGGTCGGGCGGGATGTCGTGGCACTGGCCGGACGATCGGTGCCGTGGCGGCATGCGGTCGGCCGCGCGACGGAGTTGGCCCGGTCGCCGGAACCACTGCTGCTCGTCGGTGAGCGCGGCACCGGGAAGACGGCGCTCGCTCACGAACTGGCCGCCGACGTACTGGTCGTCGACGCGGCGGAGGGCGAACTCGGTTCCGTGGTCGATGAGCTGACGGAGGGTCACGCGCTCCTCATCCGCCATGTCGAACGCCTCGCCCAGCCCGACACCGCGACCCTCAACTCGCTCCTCGAAACCCACCCGGGCGCGCCCCTGCTGGTCACCTACACCCCCGGGCCTCCCCCTGGCCCCTGCCTCCAACGGCTCCTGGACACACTGGCCGCGCGCTCGGTCACCCTGCCCACGTTGCGCGAACGGCCGGAGGACATAAGGGAGTTGCTGACGGCTCTGGCACCGAAGCCGACACCGGGACAGCCTCCGCTCACCTGGACACTGGACGCCCTGCGCGCCCTGGAACAGCACCCATGGCCCGGCAACGTCACCGAACTCCTGCATCTCGTACGGGCGTTGGCTGAGCACCGCCGCGCGTCCGGTCCCGTCCGGCGCGCCGAACTGCCGGACCCCGTCCGCGAGGGGCCCGCGGCCCGGCGTCTGAGCCCCATGGAACACGCCGAACGCGCCGCCATCCTGGAGGCCCTGCGCCGCAACGGAGGCAACAAGGCCCGCGCGGCCGCGTCCCTGGGCATCGCCCGCGCCACGCTGTACCGGAAGCTGCGGGGCTATCGAGGCTGA